A stretch of Candidatus Symbiobacter mobilis CR DNA encodes these proteins:
- a CDS encoding IS3 family transposase (programmed frameshift) — MSDKLSSPGAEKDTEMTRYSREFQEQIARKMMPPNSQSIAKISQETGVSTPTLYAWRNRYRSQGHVVPAKPEDPQGWDWKAKAAAVLKTVAMNEAEKAEYCRQNGLYPEHLQAWEQVFEEADSIRSPVNAGDIGAERKKVRHLEKELKRKDKALAEAAALLVLSKKGPGHLGQQRGRLITSELKQMAIDLIKEACQQGARESRACAVLEITCRTLRRWREQLRKEGVLSDRRMEAAQERIHPQALTAEEKQEVLDVCNSAEFGSLPPSQIVPILADRGRYLASESTFYRVLREAGQCNRRGRARAPKQTHRPQAWEASSPNRVWTWDITYMPTLVKGEFYRLYMAVDVYSRKIMGWEVHCEETAQHAAILIEKACMVHEITREQLVLHSDNGSPMKGVTMLGMLQRLGVVPSFSRPSVSDDNPYSESLFRTMKYCPKYPAKPFETLDQARQWVLGFVTWYNNEHRHSGIRFVTPEQRHRRMDQELLATRSRVYEQAKAARPQRWKSRAVRNWSPVGTVWLNPSKEHRALLKSESA, encoded by the exons ATGTCCGATAAATTGAGTAGCCCGGGGGCGGAGAAGGACACCGAGATGACGAGATACAGCCGGGAATTTCAGGAACAGATAGCACGCAAGATGATGCCACCGAACAGCCAAAGCATTGCGAAGATCAGCCAAGAGACGGGCGTTTCAACGCCCACCTTGTACGCATGGCGGAATCGATACCGATCACAGGGTCACGTAGTACCCGCGAAGCCAGAAGACCCGCAAGGCTGGGACTGGAAAGCGAAGGCGGCTGCGGTGCTGAAGACGGTGGCGATGAACGAGGCCGAGAAGGCGGAGTACTGCCGACAAAATGGGCTGTACCCAGAGCACCTACAGGCATGGGAGCAGGTGTTTGAAGAGGCGGACAGTATTCGAAGCCCTGTCAATGCAGGGGATATTGGAGCGGAGCGCAAGAAGGTCAGGCACCTGGAAAAGGAGCTGAAGCGCAAGGACAAAGCATTGGCGGAGGCGGCTGCACTGCTGGTGCTGTCAAAAAAAG GTCCAGGCCATCTGGGGCAGCAAAGAGGAAGACTGATCACCTCGGAGCTGAAACAGATGGCCATAGACCTGATCAAGGAAGCGTGCCAGCAAGGAGCACGTGAGAGCCGAGCCTGCGCAGTGCTGGAGATAACGTGCCGTACCCTTCGGCGATGGCGGGAACAGTTGCGCAAAGAGGGAGTGCTCAGCGATCGACGCATGGAAGCGGCGCAGGAGCGCATCCACCCACAAGCGCTGACGGCAGAGGAGAAGCAGGAGGTACTGGATGTGTGCAACAGCGCGGAATTTGGGAGCCTGCCGCCGTCGCAGATCGTTCCGATACTGGCGGATCGGGGGAGGTATCTTGCATCGGAATCGACGTTTTATCGAGTGCTGAGGGAAGCAGGGCAGTGCAACCGACGAGGTCGAGCGCGGGCACCGAAGCAGACGCATCGGCCACAGGCATGGGAGGCAAGTAGCCCGAATCGTGTGTGGACGTGGGACATCACGTACATGCCGACACTGGTCAAAGGGGAGTTCTACCGGCTATACATGGCTGTGGACGTATACAGCCGGAAGATCATGGGCTGGGAAGTGCATTGTGAGGAAACGGCACAGCACGCTGCGATCCTGATCGAGAAGGCGTGCATGGTGCATGAGATCACGCGGGAACAACTGGTGCTGCACTCGGACAACGGAAGCCCGATGAAAGGGGTGACGATGCTGGGAATGTTGCAGAGGTTGGGGGTGGTGCCCTCATTCAGCCGCCCATCGGTGAGCGATGACAACCCGTACTCGGAAAGTTTGTTTCGGACGATGAAGTACTGCCCGAAATACCCAGCCAAGCCGTTTGAGACGCTGGATCAAGCACGGCAGTGGGTACTGGGATTTGTGACCTGGTACAACAACGAACACCGGCACAGCGGGATACGGTTCGTCACGCCAGAGCAAAGGCACCGGCGGATGGACCAGGAGCTGCTCGCAACCCGCAGCAGGGTGTATGAACAGGCCAAGGCAGCCAGACCACAACGGTGGAAGAGCCGAGCGGTACGGAATTGGTCACCTGTTGGAACGGTGTGGCTGAATCCATCCAAAGAACATCGGGCGCTCCTCAAAAGCGAGAGTGCCTGA